A window of the Streptomyces sp. NBC_00250 genome harbors these coding sequences:
- the rpmG gene encoding 50S ribosomal protein L33 — protein sequence MAATDVRPKITLACVECKERNYITKKNRRNNPDRLEMKKHCPRCNSHTAHRETR from the coding sequence GTGGCTGCCACCGACGTCCGCCCGAAGATCACGCTGGCCTGCGTGGAGTGCAAGGAGCGGAACTACATCACCAAGAAGAACCGGCGTAACAACCCGGACCGTCTTGAGATGAAGAAGCACTGCCCCCGCTGCAACTCGCACACTGCGCACCGCGAGACGCGCTAA
- the secE gene encoding preprotein translocase subunit SecE: MTDAVGSIDMPDADDEAAESKKKSRKGGKRGKKGPLGRLALFYRQIVAELRKVVWPTRSQLSTYTTVVIVFVVIMIGLVTVIDYGFQEAVKYVFG, from the coding sequence GTGACGGACGCCGTAGGCTCCATCGACATGCCTGATGCCGATGACGAGGCCGCAGAGTCGAAGAAGAAGTCCCGCAAGGGCGGCAAGCGCGGCAAGAAGGGCCCCCTGGGCCGTCTCGCGCTCTTCTACCGACAGATCGTCGCAGAGCTCCGCAAGGTCGTCTGGCCCACGCGCAGCCAGCTTTCGACGTACACCACCGTGGTGATTGTCTTCGTCGTCATCATGATCGGCCTTGTCACCGTGATTGACTATGGCTTCCAGGAAGCAGTCAAGTACGTCTTCGGCTGA
- a CDS encoding pyridoxal phosphate-dependent aminotransferase, producing the protein MSAATPPTERRVSARIGAISESATLAVDAKAKALKAAGRPVIGFGAGEPDFPTPDYIVDAAVEACKNPKYHRYTPAGGLPELKAAIAAKTLRDSGYEVDASQVLVTNGGKQAIYEAFAAILDPGDEVIVPAPYWTTYPESIRLAGGVPVEVVADETTGYRVSVEQLEAARTEKTKVVLFVSPSNPTGAVYSEAETEAIGRWAVEHGLWVLTDEIYEHLVYGGASAVSLPAVMPELRDKCIVVNGVAKTYAMTGWRVGWIIGPKDVVKAATNLQSHATSNVSNVAQIAALAAVSGNLDAVAEMGRAFDRRRQTIVRMLNEIDGVLCPTPEGAFYVYPSVKGLLGKEIRGKRPQTSVELAALILDEAEVAVVPGEAFGTPGYLRLSYALGDEDLVEGVARLQKLLAEATD; encoded by the coding sequence ATGAGCGCTGCTACCCCTCCCACCGAGCGTCGGGTCTCCGCCCGGATCGGTGCGATCTCCGAGTCCGCCACCCTCGCCGTCGACGCCAAGGCCAAGGCTCTCAAGGCCGCCGGGCGCCCGGTGATCGGTTTCGGCGCGGGTGAGCCCGACTTCCCGACCCCGGACTACATCGTCGACGCGGCCGTCGAGGCCTGCAAGAACCCGAAGTACCACCGCTACACGCCGGCCGGGGGTCTGCCCGAGCTGAAGGCCGCCATCGCCGCCAAGACGCTGCGCGACTCCGGCTACGAGGTCGACGCCTCCCAGGTCCTGGTGACCAACGGCGGCAAGCAGGCGATCTACGAGGCGTTCGCCGCGATCCTCGACCCGGGCGACGAGGTCATCGTCCCGGCGCCGTACTGGACGACGTACCCCGAGTCGATCCGCCTCGCGGGCGGTGTCCCGGTGGAGGTCGTGGCCGACGAGACCACCGGCTACCGGGTCTCGGTGGAGCAGCTGGAGGCGGCCCGTACGGAGAAGACCAAGGTCGTCCTCTTCGTCTCGCCGTCCAACCCGACCGGCGCCGTCTACAGCGAGGCCGAGACCGAGGCCATCGGCCGCTGGGCCGTCGAGCACGGTCTGTGGGTCCTGACGGACGAGATCTACGAGCACCTGGTCTACGGCGGCGCTTCCGCGGTCTCCCTCCCGGCGGTCATGCCGGAGCTGCGCGACAAGTGCATCGTGGTCAACGGTGTCGCCAAGACGTACGCGATGACCGGCTGGCGCGTGGGATGGATCATCGGCCCGAAGGACGTCGTGAAGGCCGCGACGAACCTGCAGTCGCACGCCACGTCCAACGTGAGCAACGTCGCGCAGATCGCCGCCCTCGCCGCCGTCTCGGGCAACCTGGACGCCGTCGCGGAGATGGGTCGCGCCTTCGACCGGCGCCGCCAGACGATCGTGCGGATGCTCAACGAGATCGACGGCGTCCTCTGCCCGACCCCGGAGGGCGCGTTCTACGTGTACCCCTCGGTGAAGGGCCTGCTCGGCAAGGAGATCCGCGGCAAGCGCCCGCAGACCTCGGTCGAACTGGCCGCCCTGATCCTGGACGAGGCCGAGGTCGCGGTCGTCCCGGGCGAGGCCTTCGGCACGCCGGGCTACCTGCGCCTGTCGTACGCGCTGGGTGACGAGGACCTGGTGGAGGGCGTGGCCCGCCTCCAGAAGCTTCTCGCCGAGGCCACCGACTGA
- a CDS encoding TetR/AcrR family transcriptional regulator, protein MEQKPTRVRIVDAARDLMRTVGLARTTTKEIAKAAGCSEAALYKYFTSKEELFLAVLNERLPQLGGLLGTLVADPGGRTVEANLTEVARQAALFYEQTFPVVASLYAEPQLKQRHEEAMRTYGMGPHKPIEGLAAYLRAEQRHGRIAAHADPVAAASLLLGACAQRAFAWEMTPDRRPPDSVDDFARSVARTLMAGIG, encoded by the coding sequence ATGGAACAGAAGCCGACCCGGGTACGGATCGTGGACGCGGCCCGCGACCTGATGCGGACCGTGGGGCTCGCCCGCACCACGACCAAGGAGATCGCCAAGGCCGCGGGCTGCTCGGAAGCCGCGCTCTACAAGTACTTCACCAGCAAGGAAGAGCTCTTCCTCGCCGTACTCAACGAGCGGCTTCCCCAGCTCGGCGGGCTCCTCGGCACACTCGTCGCCGACCCCGGCGGCCGTACCGTCGAGGCGAACCTCACCGAGGTCGCCCGGCAGGCCGCCCTCTTCTACGAGCAGACCTTCCCGGTCGTCGCCTCCCTCTACGCGGAACCGCAGCTCAAGCAGCGCCACGAGGAGGCCATGCGCACGTACGGCATGGGGCCCCACAAGCCCATCGAAGGCCTCGCCGCCTACCTGCGCGCCGAGCAGCGGCACGGCCGCATCGCCGCCCACGCCGATCCGGTGGCCGCCGCCTCGCTGCTCCTCGGGGCCTGCGCCCAGCGCGCCTTCGCCTGGGAGATGACCCCCGACCGCCGACCGCCGGACTCCGTCGACGACTTCGCGCGGAGCGTCGCGCGCACCCTGATGGCAGGAATCGGCTAG
- a CDS encoding TetR/AcrR family transcriptional regulator — protein MVRMSAEERRESVIRAAMSEFSRGGYYGTSTEAIAKRVGVSQPYLFRLFPGKKAMFLAASERCISDTIRVFEEAAEGLSGEEALQAMANAYTRIIAEDPDRLLMQMQVYVTVAAAEAAGDHEFGEAVRAGWMVLWETVHLALGADKDETTTFLAYGMLINTLVAMGFPPEHRVWEGFYPSARRLGRLEK, from the coding sequence ATGGTCAGGATGAGTGCGGAGGAGCGGCGCGAGAGCGTCATCCGTGCGGCGATGAGCGAATTCAGCCGCGGCGGGTACTACGGCACGTCCACCGAGGCGATCGCCAAGCGCGTCGGCGTCTCGCAGCCGTACCTCTTCCGGCTCTTCCCGGGCAAGAAGGCCATGTTCCTGGCCGCCTCCGAGCGCTGCATCAGCGACACCATCCGCGTCTTCGAGGAGGCCGCGGAAGGGCTGTCCGGCGAGGAGGCCCTGCAAGCCATGGCCAACGCGTACACCCGGATCATCGCGGAGGATCCCGACCGGCTCCTGATGCAGATGCAGGTGTACGTGACCGTCGCCGCCGCCGAGGCGGCCGGTGACCACGAGTTCGGCGAGGCCGTACGGGCCGGCTGGATGGTGCTCTGGGAGACCGTCCACCTCGCGCTCGGCGCCGACAAGGACGAGACCACGACCTTCCTGGCGTACGGGATGCTCATCAACACCCTCGTCGCCATGGGCTTTCCGCCCGAGCACCGGGTCTGGGAGGGGTTCTACCCCTCCGCCCGCCGTCTCGGCCGTCTGGAGAAGTAG
- the nusG gene encoding transcription termination/antitermination protein NusG, which produces MSDANLNDAFESESVEDELDIVEAADEDQADAADDVAGEAAEEAALQVEDEDQDESETDEDDSDDDSSDEDASEDDEDEDETVVEVEDDEDTEEETDEEAEPAAPVDPVAALREELRTLPGEWYVIHTYAGYEKRVKANLEQRAVSLNVEDFIYQAEVPEEEIVQIKGGERKNVKQNKLPGYVLVRMDLTNESWGVVRNTPGVTGFVGNAYDPYPLTLDEIVKMLAPEAEEKAAREAAEAEGKPAPARKLEVQVLDFEVGDSVTVTDGPFATLQATINEINPDSKKVKGLVEIFGRETPVELSFDQIQKN; this is translated from the coding sequence GTGTCTGACGCGAACCTGAACGACGCCTTCGAGTCCGAGTCCGTCGAGGACGAGCTGGACATCGTCGAGGCCGCCGACGAGGACCAGGCAGACGCTGCTGACGACGTTGCCGGCGAGGCCGCCGAGGAAGCCGCTCTCCAGGTCGAGGACGAGGACCAGGACGAGTCGGAGACCGACGAGGACGACTCCGACGACGACTCCTCCGACGAGGACGCCTCCGAGGACGACGAGGACGAGGACGAGACCGTCGTCGAGGTCGAGGACGACGAGGACACCGAGGAAGAGACCGACGAGGAGGCCGAGCCGGCCGCCCCGGTCGACCCGGTCGCCGCGCTCCGCGAGGAGCTGCGCACCCTCCCCGGCGAGTGGTACGTCATCCACACCTACGCGGGCTACGAGAAGCGCGTGAAGGCCAACCTCGAGCAGCGTGCCGTCTCGCTCAACGTCGAGGACTTCATCTACCAGGCCGAGGTCCCCGAGGAAGAGATCGTCCAGATCAAGGGCGGCGAGCGGAAGAACGTCAAGCAGAACAAGCTTCCCGGCTACGTTCTCGTCCGCATGGACCTGACGAACGAGTCCTGGGGCGTCGTCCGCAACACCCCCGGTGTCACCGGCTTCGTGGGCAACGCCTACGACCCGTACCCGCTGACCCTGGACGAGATCGTCAAGATGCTCGCCCCGGAGGCCGAGGAGAAGGCCGCCCGCGAGGCCGCCGAGGCCGAGGGCAAGCCGGCTCCGGCCCGCAAGCTGGAGGTCCAGGTCCTCGACTTCGAGGTCGGCGACTCGGTCACCGTCACCGACGGCCCCTTCGCCACCCTCCAGGCGACCATCAACGAGATCAACCCCGACTCGAAGAAGGTCAAGGGCCTCGTCGAGATCTTCGGTCGCGAGACCCCGGTCGAGCTCAGCTTCGACCAGATCCAGAAGAACTGA
- a CDS encoding MFS transporter encodes MNQPTARRGSAAWALVITSVAGFMAALDNLVVTTALPSIREDLGGALHDLEWTVSAYTLTFAVLLMFGAALGDRFGRRRLFVVGLAVFTGASAAAALAPGIDALIAARAVQGVGAAIMMPLTLTLLTAAVPAAKRGMAFGIWGAVNGLAVASGPLIGGTLTEHMSWQWIFWLNVPLGLALLPLARLRLAESHGTGARLDIAGTLLASGGLFGIVYALIRGPIDGWTSLTVLTGLIAGSALIGGFIHHGIHGKAPMLPMRLFRNRAFSGINAASLLMFLGMFGSIFLLSQYMQGVLGYSPTEAGLRMLPWTGMPMIVAPLAGALSDRIGGRPVVAVGLALQALGLAWFALVLTPDASYAVQLPALVVSGIGMALYFAPAANLVMSSVRPSEQGIASGANNALREVGGALGVAVMASIFAAQGGYESGQSFVDGLVPALWVGAGAVALGAVAVLFAPSRRQEARRKAEGEAAAGAEAGEKDLIAA; translated from the coding sequence ATGAACCAGCCAACAGCCCGCCGTGGTTCCGCCGCCTGGGCACTCGTCATCACCAGCGTCGCCGGCTTCATGGCGGCCCTCGACAACCTCGTCGTCACCACCGCCCTCCCCTCGATCCGCGAGGACCTCGGCGGAGCCCTCCACGACCTCGAATGGACGGTGAGCGCCTACACCCTCACCTTCGCCGTCCTGCTCATGTTCGGAGCGGCCCTCGGTGACCGCTTCGGCCGCCGCCGGCTCTTCGTCGTCGGACTCGCCGTCTTCACCGGTGCCTCCGCCGCCGCCGCGCTCGCCCCCGGCATCGACGCACTGATCGCCGCCCGTGCCGTCCAGGGCGTCGGCGCCGCGATCATGATGCCGCTCACCCTCACCCTGCTCACCGCGGCCGTCCCGGCCGCCAAGCGCGGGATGGCCTTCGGCATCTGGGGCGCCGTCAACGGTCTCGCCGTCGCCTCCGGCCCGCTCATCGGCGGCACCCTCACCGAACACATGTCCTGGCAGTGGATCTTCTGGCTGAACGTTCCGCTCGGCCTCGCCCTGCTTCCGCTCGCCCGGCTGCGCCTGGCCGAGTCGCACGGCACCGGGGCCCGCCTCGACATCGCCGGCACGCTCCTCGCCAGCGGCGGTCTGTTCGGCATCGTCTACGCGCTGATCCGCGGCCCGATCGACGGCTGGACCTCGCTGACCGTCCTCACCGGACTGATCGCCGGCTCCGCGCTCATCGGCGGGTTCATCCACCACGGCATCCACGGCAAGGCGCCGATGCTGCCCATGCGGCTCTTCCGCAACCGCGCCTTCTCCGGGATCAACGCGGCCAGCCTGCTGATGTTCCTCGGCATGTTCGGCTCGATCTTCCTGCTCAGCCAGTACATGCAGGGCGTACTCGGCTACTCGCCCACCGAGGCGGGACTGCGGATGCTGCCCTGGACCGGCATGCCGATGATCGTCGCGCCGCTCGCGGGCGCCCTCTCCGACCGGATCGGCGGCCGCCCGGTCGTCGCCGTCGGCCTCGCCCTCCAGGCGCTCGGCCTCGCCTGGTTCGCGCTCGTCCTGACCCCCGACGCCTCGTACGCCGTCCAGCTCCCCGCGCTCGTCGTGAGCGGCATCGGCATGGCGCTGTACTTCGCACCGGCGGCCAACCTCGTGATGTCCAGCGTCCGCCCCTCCGAGCAGGGCATCGCGTCCGGCGCCAACAACGCGCTCCGCGAGGTCGGCGGTGCGCTCGGCGTCGCCGTGATGGCCTCGATCTTCGCCGCCCAGGGCGGGTACGAGTCCGGCCAGAGCTTCGTCGACGGCCTGGTACCCGCGCTGTGGGTCGGCGCGGGGGCGGTGGCCCTCGGCGCGGTCGCGGTGCTGTTCGCCCCGTCGCGGCGCCAGGAGGCCCGGCGGAAGGCGGAGGGCGAGGCGGCGGCCGGAGCCGAGGCGGGGGAGAAGGACCTCATCGCCGCGTGA
- a CDS encoding adenosine deaminase — translation MEHLYRDLTALPKAHLHLHFTGSMRPTTLIELADKYGVHLPEALSSGTPPKLRATDERGWFRFQRLYDIARSCLRSPEDIQRLVREAAQEDVKDGSGWLEIQVDPTSYAPHLGGLIPALEIILDAVDAASRETGLGMRVLVAANRMKHPLEARTLARLAVRFADRGVVGFGLSNDERRGLARDFDRAFAIAREGGLLAAPHGGELTGPASVRDCLDDLRAARVGHGVRSAEDPRLLRKLAERGVTCEVCPASNVALGVYEKHEDVPLRTLFEAGVPMALGADDPLLFGSRLAAQYEIARKHHGFTDAELAELARQSVRGSAAPEDVRAKLLAGIDDWIAA, via the coding sequence ATGGAGCACCTTTACCGCGACCTCACCGCACTGCCCAAGGCCCATCTGCACCTGCACTTCACCGGTTCGATGCGGCCCACCACCCTCATCGAGCTGGCCGACAAGTACGGCGTGCACCTTCCCGAGGCGCTGAGCAGCGGTACGCCTCCGAAGCTGCGGGCCACCGACGAGCGCGGCTGGTTCCGCTTCCAGCGGCTGTACGACATCGCCCGCTCCTGCCTGCGCTCCCCCGAGGACATCCAGCGGCTCGTCCGCGAGGCCGCCCAGGAGGACGTGAAGGACGGCTCCGGGTGGCTGGAGATCCAGGTCGACCCCACCTCGTACGCCCCGCACCTCGGCGGGCTCATCCCGGCCCTGGAGATCATCCTGGACGCGGTCGACGCGGCCTCCCGGGAGACCGGGCTGGGGATGCGGGTGCTCGTCGCGGCGAACCGGATGAAACACCCCCTGGAGGCGCGGACGCTCGCCCGGCTCGCGGTGCGGTTCGCGGACCGGGGCGTGGTCGGCTTCGGGCTCTCGAACGACGAGCGGCGGGGCCTGGCCCGGGACTTCGACCGGGCCTTCGCCATCGCGCGCGAGGGCGGTCTGCTCGCGGCCCCGCACGGGGGCGAGCTGACGGGGCCGGCGTCCGTACGGGACTGCCTGGACGATCTGCGGGCGGCGCGGGTCGGCCACGGGGTGCGGTCGGCGGAGGACCCGCGGCTGCTGCGGAAGCTCGCGGAGCGCGGGGTGACCTGCGAGGTCTGCCCGGCGTCCAACGTGGCCCTCGGGGTGTACGAGAAGCACGAGGACGTGCCGCTGAGGACGCTCTTCGAGGCGGGGGTGCCGATGGCGCTCGGCGCGGACGACCCGCTGCTCTTCGGCTCCCGGCTCGCGGCGCAGTACGAGATCGCCCGCAAGCACCACGGCTTCACGGACGCGGAGCTGGCGGAGCTGGCCCGGCAGTCGGTGCGGGGCTCGGCGGCCCCGGAGGACGTCCGGGCGAAGCTGCTCGCGGGGATCGACGACTGGATCGCCGCCTGA
- a CDS encoding UDP-N-acetylmuramate dehydrogenase yields the protein MQPLHDAPLAPLTTFRLGGPATRLVTATTDDEVIAAVREADATGTPLLVIGGGSNLVIGDKGFDGTALRIATKGFALDGTKLELAAGEVWTDAVARTVEAGLAGIECLAGIPGSAGATPIQNVGAYGQDVSATVTEVVAYDRRDEETVTLTNAECAFSYRHSLFKDHPERYVVLRVRFELEDADGLSAPINYPETARFLGVRAGDRVPLAHARETVLRLRAGKGMVLDPEDHDTWSAGSFFTNPILTAGQYETFLARVAGRLGADVTPPAFPTGEDGAVKTSAAWLIDKAGFTKGYGSGPARISTKHTLALTNRGEATTEDLLALAREVVAGVHEAFGITLVNEPVTVGVEL from the coding sequence GTGCAGCCTCTCCACGACGCCCCCCTCGCGCCCCTGACCACCTTCCGGCTCGGCGGACCCGCCACCCGGCTCGTCACGGCCACCACCGACGACGAGGTGATCGCGGCCGTGCGCGAGGCCGACGCCACGGGGACGCCACTGCTGGTCATCGGCGGCGGATCCAACCTCGTCATCGGCGACAAGGGCTTCGACGGCACCGCGCTGCGGATCGCGACCAAGGGCTTCGCCCTCGACGGGACGAAGCTGGAGCTCGCCGCGGGCGAGGTCTGGACCGACGCCGTCGCCCGGACCGTCGAGGCCGGCCTCGCCGGGATCGAGTGCCTGGCCGGCATCCCCGGCTCGGCCGGCGCGACCCCGATCCAGAACGTCGGCGCGTACGGCCAGGACGTCTCCGCCACCGTGACCGAGGTCGTCGCCTACGACCGGCGCGACGAGGAGACCGTCACCCTCACCAACGCCGAGTGCGCCTTCTCGTACCGGCACAGCCTCTTCAAGGACCACCCCGAGCGGTATGTGGTGCTGCGGGTCCGCTTCGAGCTGGAGGACGCGGACGGGCTGTCCGCGCCGATCAACTACCCGGAGACGGCCCGCTTCCTCGGCGTCCGGGCAGGGGACCGGGTGCCGCTCGCCCACGCCCGCGAAACCGTCCTGCGGCTGCGCGCGGGCAAGGGCATGGTCCTGGACCCGGAGGACCACGACACCTGGTCCGCGGGCTCCTTCTTCACCAACCCGATCCTCACGGCGGGGCAGTACGAGACCTTCCTCGCGCGCGTGGCCGGGCGGCTCGGCGCCGACGTCACCCCGCCGGCCTTCCCCACGGGCGAGGACGGCGCGGTGAAGACCTCCGCCGCCTGGCTGATCGACAAGGCGGGGTTCACCAAGGGGTACGGCTCCGGGCCCGCGCGGATCTCCACCAAGCACACGCTGGCGCTGACCAACCGGGGCGAGGCGACCACCGAGGACCTGCTGGCGCTGGCCCGCGAGGTCGTCGCCGGGGTCCACGAGGCCTTCGGGATCACCCTGGTCAACGAGCCCGTCACCGTCGGCGTCGAACTCTGA
- a CDS encoding amidohydrolase family protein codes for MSAESKQPQPPEDGAATTADSTSLLLSHARLTDGRTVDVRLVGGRIEAVGTAGSLTAVGARVDLAGYLLLPAAAEPHAHSDTALSADSPGPVSYAPEDVQRRATEAALLQLGHGATAQRAHVRIGDVQGLGPLEAVLQARRSLRGLVDLTTVAVPRLLTGVAGADGLAMLRDAVKMGAGVVGGCPDLDPDPAGYVEAVLEVAAEHGVPVDLHTDGDDPARLARLAAMAGGLRPGVTIGPCTGLVRLPSDVARRAADGLAAAGVTVVCLPQGGCGGTERRGAAPVRLLRAAGVRVAAGSGAMRDVANPVGRGDPLEAAYLLASLGGLPAEEAYAAVSAEARAAMGLPEVRVEAGFPAELLAVRGERLSGVLSLAYSRIVVHRGRVVARTSAVREYCDSAAALDLPRQARPERPPEPGSPPPGPVVRS; via the coding sequence ATGTCAGCCGAAAGCAAGCAGCCCCAGCCGCCCGAGGACGGGGCCGCCACCACGGCCGACTCGACCTCGCTCCTGCTCTCCCACGCACGGCTCACCGACGGGCGGACCGTGGACGTACGGCTCGTCGGCGGCCGGATCGAGGCGGTCGGCACGGCCGGCAGCCTCACCGCCGTGGGCGCGCGCGTGGACCTCGCCGGCTACCTGCTGCTGCCCGCCGCCGCCGAACCCCACGCCCACTCCGACACCGCGCTCTCCGCCGACTCCCCCGGGCCCGTCTCGTACGCACCCGAGGACGTGCAGCGCCGGGCCACCGAGGCGGCGCTGCTCCAGCTCGGCCACGGCGCGACCGCGCAACGCGCGCACGTGCGGATCGGCGACGTGCAGGGGCTCGGCCCGCTGGAAGCCGTCCTCCAGGCCCGGCGCTCGCTGCGCGGCCTGGTGGACCTGACCACGGTCGCGGTGCCCCGGCTGCTGACCGGGGTGGCGGGCGCGGACGGTCTGGCGATGCTGCGGGACGCGGTGAAGATGGGCGCCGGAGTGGTCGGCGGCTGCCCCGACCTCGACCCCGACCCGGCGGGATACGTGGAGGCGGTCCTGGAGGTCGCGGCCGAGCACGGCGTGCCGGTCGATCTGCACACCGACGGTGACGACCCGGCCCGGCTCGCCCGGCTCGCGGCGATGGCCGGCGGGCTGCGGCCCGGGGTGACGATCGGCCCGTGCACGGGGCTCGTCAGACTTCCCTCCGACGTGGCACGGCGGGCCGCGGACGGGCTCGCGGCGGCCGGGGTGACGGTGGTGTGCCTGCCGCAGGGCGGCTGCGGGGGCACCGAGCGGCGCGGGGCGGCGCCGGTACGGCTGCTGCGGGCGGCCGGGGTACGGGTCGCGGCGGGCAGCGGGGCGATGCGGGACGTGGCCAACCCGGTGGGGCGCGGGGATCCGCTGGAGGCGGCGTACCTGCTCGCCTCGCTGGGCGGGCTGCCCGCGGAGGAGGCGTACGCGGCGGTGAGCGCGGAGGCGCGGGCGGCGATGGGGCTGCCGGAGGTGCGGGTGGAGGCCGGGTTCCCGGCGGAGCTGCTCGCGGTGCGCGGAGAGCGCCTGTCGGGCGTGCTGTCCCTCGCGTACAGCCGGATCGTGGTGCACCGGGGGCGGGTGGTGGCCCGGACGAGCGCGGTGCGGGAGTACTGCGACTCGGCGGCGGCGCTCGATCTGCCGCGCCAGGCACGCCCTGAACGGCCGCCCGAGCCGGGAAGCCCTCCGCCCGGTCCCGTCGTACGGTCGTGA
- a CDS encoding MaoC family dehydratase, whose amino-acid sequence MTAKIAYDEVEVGTELPAQTFPVTRDTLVRYAGASGDFNPIHWNEKFAVEVGLPDVIAHGMFTMAEAIRVVTDWAGDPAAVVEYGVRFTKPVVVPNDDKGTTVEVSAKVAAKLDDQRVRVDLVAMCAGQKVLGMSRAVVRLA is encoded by the coding sequence ATGACCGCCAAGATCGCCTACGACGAGGTCGAGGTCGGCACCGAGCTGCCCGCGCAGACCTTCCCCGTGACCCGCGACACACTCGTCCGGTACGCGGGCGCCTCCGGGGACTTCAACCCGATCCACTGGAACGAGAAGTTCGCGGTGGAGGTCGGCCTCCCCGACGTCATCGCCCACGGCATGTTCACCATGGCCGAGGCGATCCGCGTCGTCACCGACTGGGCCGGCGACCCCGCCGCCGTCGTCGAGTACGGCGTCCGCTTCACCAAGCCGGTCGTCGTCCCCAACGACGACAAGGGCACCACCGTCGAGGTCAGCGCCAAGGTCGCCGCGAAGCTGGACGACCAGCGGGTGCGGGTCGACCTCGTCGCGATGTGCGCCGGCCAGAAGGTCCTGGGCATGTCCCGGGCCGTGGTCAGGCTCGCGTAG
- a CDS encoding NAD(P)-dependent oxidoreductase, which translates to MKLTVFGATGGIGREIVGQALASGHEVTAVVRDPARLTATGGRLTVLRADLSDPQSLRGALTGRDAVLSGLGARSRADAGVAARLTRSVLTAMEAEKVRRLLVVSAAPLGPVPDGQGLADKAVLAIVNAVLKDVYADLRVMESELAASSTDWTSVRPPKLTDKRGTGRYRTVVGGTPPRGRSLARADVAHAMLAMIDDPATVKQGVGVAY; encoded by the coding sequence ATGAAGCTCACAGTCTTCGGTGCGACCGGCGGCATCGGCCGGGAGATCGTCGGCCAGGCCCTGGCCTCGGGCCACGAGGTGACGGCGGTCGTAAGGGACCCGGCGCGACTCACGGCCACCGGCGGACGGCTGACGGTCCTCCGCGCCGACCTCTCCGACCCGCAGAGCCTGCGCGGAGCGCTCACCGGCCGGGACGCGGTGCTCTCGGGCCTCGGCGCCCGGAGCCGCGCGGACGCGGGCGTGGCCGCCCGGCTGACCCGCTCGGTGCTCACGGCCATGGAGGCGGAGAAGGTGCGTCGGCTCCTGGTGGTGAGCGCGGCCCCGCTCGGCCCGGTCCCGGACGGCCAGGGACTCGCGGACAAGGCCGTCCTCGCGATCGTCAACGCCGTCCTGAAGGACGTCTACGCGGATCTGCGGGTCATGGAGTCGGAGCTCGCGGCGAGCAGCACGGACTGGACGTCGGTACGCCCGCCCAAGCTGACGGACAAGCGGGGCACCGGCCGCTACCGCACGGTCGTCGGAGGCACCCCGCCCCGGGGCCGCTCACTGGCCCGCGCGGACGTGGCCCACGCGATGCTGGCGATGATCGACGACCCGGCGACGGTCAAGCAGGGCGTGGGCGTCGCGTACTAG
- a CDS encoding MaoC family dehydratase N-terminal domain-containing protein — MALDQSFVGRTYPPTPPYEVGREKIREFAEAIGDANPAYVDQEAAKALGHSDVIAPPTFVFAITFKAAGAVVEDPQLGLDYSRVVHGDQKFVYTRPVRAGDRLSVTSTIEGIKSLAGNDVLDIRGEVHDASGEHVVTAWTKLVSRAPEGA; from the coding sequence ATGGCGCTCGACCAGTCCTTCGTGGGCCGGACCTATCCGCCCACCCCGCCCTATGAGGTCGGCCGCGAGAAGATCCGCGAGTTCGCCGAGGCGATCGGGGATGCGAATCCCGCCTACGTCGACCAGGAAGCGGCCAAGGCGCTCGGGCATTCCGATGTGATCGCCCCGCCGACCTTTGTGTTCGCCATCACATTCAAGGCGGCCGGCGCCGTCGTCGAGGACCCCCAGCTGGGTCTCGACTACAGCCGCGTCGTCCACGGCGACCAGAAGTTCGTCTACACCCGGCCCGTACGCGCCGGGGACCGACTCTCGGTCACCTCCACCATCGAGGGGATCAAGTCCCTCGCCGGCAACGACGTCCTGGACATCCGCGGAGAGGTCCACGACGCCTCCGGCGAGCACGTCGTGACCGCCTGGACCAAGCTCGTCTCCCGCGCACCCGAGGGGGCCTGA